The Enteractinococcus fodinae genome has a segment encoding these proteins:
- a CDS encoding LSm family protein, which translates to MVNRRSFAQHVHESRPAVSELDPIQRSELQSLIGAVVEGQGLWCEEVVLGGQPGDRVLSVVVDRIDDQDGISLDTIGVITQEVSAALDAEGDAIPELGSQSYTLEVTTPGTDRPLVRKHHWEKNLGRVVNVRIDDQEATDAKIHDVDAEGVELSIITPGAKKGMPAKYAKPEHYSYERLSNAIVQVQLK; encoded by the coding sequence ATGGTCAACCGTCGTAGTTTCGCTCAACACGTCCATGAATCACGCCCCGCCGTGTCGGAGTTAGATCCGATCCAGCGGTCTGAGCTCCAGTCGCTGATCGGGGCCGTGGTGGAGGGCCAGGGGCTCTGGTGTGAAGAAGTCGTGCTGGGAGGTCAGCCAGGGGACCGAGTCCTTTCTGTCGTCGTAGACCGTATCGACGACCAGGACGGCATCAGCCTTGACACCATCGGGGTAATAACCCAAGAAGTTTCGGCCGCGCTTGATGCCGAAGGCGATGCGATCCCGGAACTCGGCTCGCAATCGTACACGCTGGAGGTCACAACACCCGGTACCGACCGACCACTGGTGCGCAAACATCACTGGGAGAAAAATCTCGGACGTGTGGTCAATGTTCGAATTGATGACCAGGAAGCCACGGACGCCAAAATTCACGATGTCGATGCTGAGGGTGTCGAGCTGTCGATCATCACTCCGGGTGCGAAAAAAGGTATGCCCGCTAAGTACGCCAAGCCCGAGCACTATTCCTACGAGCGGCTGTCGAATGCCATCGTCCAAGTTCAGCTAAAATAG
- a CDS encoding proline--tRNA ligase, protein MPLRMSTLFLRTLRDDPADAEVASHKLLVRAGYIRRAAPGGYTWLPLGLRVKNKVENIVREEMNAIGGQEVHFPALLPKEPYEATGRWEDYGDGIFRLQDRSGADFLLAPTHEELFTLLVKDHYSSYKDLPVYLYQIQTKYRDEARPRAGLLRVREFIMKDSYSFTIDDAGLDEAYEKHREAYVRIFERLGLDVVAVEAMAGAMGGSRSEEFLHPSAAGEDTFVESPGGYRANVEAVSTVVPDAIDYTDAAAPEVKDTPASTTIAALVEVANDLAPKETGQWQAHETLKCVVLTAVLDGDERQVFVVAVPGDRDVDIKRLEASIGEALGVTGEPSVEPATEDDIAKHAQLVPGYIGPTAFNAGQVQQMLGTESQTGIPFFVDPRIVPGSTWITGANDDQQHVFGLVAERDFSWDGVLEATAVQDGDPAPDGSGPLATRRGMEMGHIFQLGRKYAEALGLKVLDENGKQVVVTMGSYGIGISRAVAALAEAHHDEQGLIWPINVAPAHVHIVATGKDDSIFETAEEFATKLEAAGIEVLLDDRRKAHAGEKFSDAELLGVPIHLIVGRGLAKGTVELKDRFAATREDLAVDDALEHLTNLVHSYQNR, encoded by the coding sequence GTGCCATTGCGCATGTCCACACTATTTCTTCGCACCCTGCGAGATGATCCGGCCGATGCCGAAGTAGCCAGCCACAAACTGCTTGTCCGTGCCGGTTACATTCGTCGAGCCGCACCGGGTGGTTACACCTGGTTACCTCTTGGACTGCGCGTCAAAAACAAGGTGGAAAACATTGTTCGAGAAGAGATGAACGCCATCGGCGGGCAGGAAGTGCACTTCCCAGCTCTTTTGCCCAAGGAACCTTACGAGGCCACTGGGCGGTGGGAAGACTACGGCGACGGCATTTTCCGCCTACAAGATCGCTCGGGTGCGGACTTCTTGCTGGCACCCACCCACGAAGAACTCTTCACTTTGTTAGTCAAAGACCACTACTCGTCGTATAAAGATCTGCCGGTATATCTCTATCAGATCCAAACGAAATACCGTGACGAAGCCCGCCCGCGAGCTGGTCTACTGCGAGTTCGTGAATTCATCATGAAAGACTCGTATTCCTTCACGATCGACGATGCTGGCCTGGATGAAGCCTACGAGAAACACCGCGAAGCCTACGTGCGCATCTTTGAGCGCCTCGGTTTAGACGTGGTTGCCGTGGAAGCCATGGCCGGTGCCATGGGTGGGTCCCGTTCAGAAGAGTTCTTGCACCCCTCCGCAGCAGGGGAGGACACCTTCGTTGAATCACCCGGCGGCTACCGAGCCAATGTCGAAGCCGTCTCAACGGTGGTTCCTGACGCCATCGACTACACCGATGCAGCTGCTCCAGAAGTCAAAGACACCCCCGCCTCCACTACGATTGCCGCGCTGGTAGAAGTAGCCAATGACCTGGCACCCAAAGAAACGGGTCAGTGGCAGGCGCACGAGACACTAAAATGTGTCGTCCTGACCGCGGTGCTAGACGGAGATGAACGGCAAGTATTTGTCGTAGCCGTGCCCGGGGACCGTGACGTCGACATCAAACGCCTCGAAGCTTCCATTGGTGAAGCACTGGGTGTGACCGGTGAACCGTCAGTAGAGCCGGCCACCGAAGACGACATCGCCAAACACGCGCAACTTGTGCCAGGCTATATCGGCCCCACGGCATTCAACGCCGGACAAGTCCAGCAAATGCTGGGCACCGAGTCGCAGACCGGGATCCCGTTTTTCGTCGACCCACGGATCGTTCCGGGGAGCACGTGGATCACCGGAGCCAACGATGACCAACAACACGTCTTTGGATTGGTCGCAGAACGCGACTTCAGCTGGGACGGCGTGCTGGAGGCCACCGCGGTCCAAGATGGCGACCCGGCACCAGATGGTTCGGGACCGCTAGCTACCCGCCGGGGTATGGAAATGGGCCACATCTTCCAGTTAGGCCGTAAGTACGCTGAAGCACTAGGACTCAAAGTGCTCGACGAAAATGGGAAACAAGTCGTCGTGACCATGGGCTCCTACGGTATCGGCATTTCGCGTGCCGTCGCAGCGCTGGCCGAAGCCCATCATGATGAACAGGGTTTGATTTGGCCAATCAACGTCGCACCTGCCCACGTTCACATTGTGGCCACCGGTAAAGACGACAGTATCTTTGAGACCGCCGAAGAGTTTGCCACCAAACTCGAAGCCGCAGGCATCGAGGTATTACTGGATGATCGCAGAAAAGCACATGCGGGAGAAAAATTCTCCGATGCGGAACTGCTCGGCGTACCCATCCACCTCATCGTGGGACGAGGGTTAGCCAAAGGCACGGTCGAACTCAAAGACCGGTTCGCCGCTACCCGCGAAGATCTTGCGGTAGATGATGCACTGGAGCACTTGACCAATCTCGTGCACAGCTACCAGAACCGTTAG
- a CDS encoding GNAT family N-acetyltransferase, translated as MTLRHLTRTLRWLLDAEDTVAQATGDTVRILANSDTPALRHLIEQQPVTNAYVQSILDTGRRAGPIGGFARGIFLGIFDPRAPDRLIAACWAGANIVPVTDDFEAGAYFGQALRALREYFGSIFGPQHAVEGIWDALRHGRQAARDIRKDQPFMTITDQPDVVANPKVRLATEADYARVLPASVAMFTEELGYSPLADGSSGYRLRVRQLIAKGHTLIEPGSEDITFKADLGIVTRSAVQIQGVWVAPAARGQGRAAPAMAAVVNHALGLAPVVCLYVNDFNTAAIRTYQRVGFETVDRFATVLF; from the coding sequence GTGACGTTGCGGCACCTGACCCGTACACTTCGTTGGTTACTTGATGCCGAAGACACCGTGGCACAGGCAACCGGTGATACCGTGCGCATTCTGGCCAACTCGGACACCCCAGCCCTGCGTCATCTCATTGAACAACAGCCCGTCACCAATGCCTATGTGCAATCCATTCTGGACACCGGTCGGCGTGCTGGGCCTATCGGCGGATTCGCCCGCGGTATTTTCCTGGGGATTTTTGACCCCCGGGCACCCGATAGGCTGATCGCCGCCTGTTGGGCCGGTGCCAACATCGTGCCGGTGACCGACGACTTTGAAGCCGGCGCGTACTTCGGTCAGGCCCTGAGGGCCCTGAGAGAATACTTCGGTTCGATTTTCGGGCCCCAACACGCCGTCGAAGGTATCTGGGATGCGCTGCGCCACGGCAGGCAAGCAGCCCGCGACATCCGGAAAGATCAGCCCTTCATGACGATCACCGACCAACCAGACGTCGTGGCAAACCCCAAGGTTCGCTTAGCCACCGAAGCTGACTATGCTCGAGTCCTGCCCGCCTCGGTGGCCATGTTTACGGAAGAACTGGGCTATTCGCCTCTGGCCGACGGTTCAAGCGGTTACCGTCTTCGAGTTCGCCAACTGATCGCCAAGGGCCACACTCTGATTGAACCGGGCTCCGAAGATATCACGTTCAAGGCCGACCTGGGCATTGTCACCCGTTCCGCAGTGCAAATACAAGGCGTCTGGGTGGCTCCGGCAGCTCGCGGTCAAGGCCGTGCTGCACCAGCGATGGCAGCGGTGGTCAATCATGCACTAGGCCTTGCTCCCGTGGTGTGCCTCTACGTCAATGATTTCAACACGGCCGCCATCCGCACCTACCAACGCGTCGGATTTGAAACCGTCGATCGCTTCGCGACCGTATTATTCTAA
- a CDS encoding M50 family metallopeptidase gives MTLVLALLGILIMVVGIAASIALHEIGHLVPAKLFNVRVTQYMIGFGKTLWSTKKGETEYGIKAIPLGGYVSMIGMLPANKPGQQPSKARAQYFQTMAHQAREDAAAQLTEHDSGRTFISLPVWKRIIIMLGGPFMNLVIALVITAILVSTFGVATPTTKVHDVFECMTETTDASALDAECDPDDEPSPAWEAGLRPGDEITHFNNQPVDSWDDLSAAIRQRANTNTTITYVRDDEVINETITPVLTQRPVLDRFDQPVTDSKGQLETAPVGFIGMSSMVENQQQPASAAFTVVGDQISGTFSVITVLPVKLWETAQVLLTDGERDPTGPVSVVGVGRIAGEAAAQQDIPIEDRAAMLLSLIAGLNVALMVFNLIPLLPLDGGHVAGALWEALRRGWAKLRGKPDPGPFDIAKMFPLTIVVFGLLLTMGVLLIVADIFKPVTLF, from the coding sequence ATGACGCTAGTCCTCGCCCTGCTGGGCATTCTCATCATGGTCGTGGGAATCGCCGCCTCCATCGCCTTACACGAAATAGGACATTTGGTCCCGGCCAAACTTTTCAATGTTCGTGTTACCCAATACATGATTGGGTTTGGTAAGACCCTTTGGTCCACGAAAAAAGGTGAGACCGAATACGGCATCAAGGCCATCCCCTTGGGCGGATACGTCTCTATGATCGGGATGCTGCCGGCCAACAAACCCGGGCAACAACCATCCAAAGCTCGCGCACAGTATTTTCAGACGATGGCTCACCAGGCTCGCGAGGACGCTGCCGCCCAACTGACCGAACACGACTCCGGGCGTACGTTCATCTCCCTGCCCGTGTGGAAACGTATCATTATCATGCTGGGCGGCCCCTTCATGAACCTCGTGATCGCGCTCGTGATCACCGCCATCCTCGTGTCCACATTTGGCGTAGCCACACCCACCACCAAAGTGCACGATGTCTTCGAGTGCATGACCGAAACCACCGATGCCAGTGCACTAGATGCCGAATGCGACCCAGACGATGAGCCATCTCCGGCCTGGGAAGCCGGACTGCGACCCGGCGATGAAATCACCCACTTCAATAACCAACCGGTCGACAGCTGGGACGACCTTTCGGCGGCCATCCGGCAGCGCGCGAACACCAATACCACCATCACCTACGTCCGCGATGACGAAGTCATCAACGAAACCATCACCCCGGTACTCACTCAGCGCCCCGTCCTGGATCGGTTTGACCAACCAGTCACTGACAGTAAAGGGCAGCTCGAAACCGCACCGGTGGGTTTCATTGGCATGTCGTCGATGGTAGAAAACCAACAACAGCCAGCAAGCGCCGCATTTACCGTGGTGGGGGACCAAATATCCGGTACGTTCTCGGTTATTACCGTCCTGCCGGTCAAGCTTTGGGAAACCGCTCAGGTGCTCCTGACCGACGGAGAGCGGGACCCGACCGGACCCGTCTCAGTCGTGGGTGTTGGACGGATCGCTGGCGAAGCGGCCGCCCAGCAGGATATCCCCATCGAGGATCGTGCTGCGATGCTGCTATCGCTGATCGCCGGGCTCAATGTAGCCTTGATGGTATTCAACCTCATCCCGCTGCTGCCCCTGGACGGCGGACACGTGGCGGGAGCGTTGTGGGAAGCCCTCCGGCGCGGTTGGGCCAAACTGCGAGGCAAACCGGACCCGGGACCATTTGATATCGCTAAAATGTTCCCGCTCACCATCGTCGTCTTCGGTCTATTGCTGACGATGGGGGTATTGTTGATCGTTGCAGACATTTTCAAACCGGTAACGCTGTTCTAG
- a CDS encoding DivIVA domain-containing protein produces MSTQTQTASPFQTVQKREFGYHTGQVDEFITAAREAYETESGITADTVQAKTFDLVRGGYRTDQVDQVLERLEDALRRAERDEFIATYGQQAWDLQLLDRLEELNGRLQRPRGEKFRPADPSVQGYHVADVEVCMAKITGHLQDEEHIRIDDVRNVTFRAQKGPHGYDEAQVDAFLLAVIELLVVLD; encoded by the coding sequence GTGTCGACTCAAACCCAAACCGCATCACCGTTTCAAACCGTGCAGAAGCGTGAATTCGGATACCATACCGGCCAAGTGGATGAATTCATTACCGCTGCACGAGAGGCCTATGAAACCGAGTCCGGGATCACCGCAGATACCGTGCAAGCAAAGACCTTTGACCTCGTGCGCGGTGGGTACCGCACGGATCAAGTGGATCAAGTCTTAGAACGGCTGGAAGATGCACTGCGTCGTGCAGAACGCGATGAGTTCATCGCCACATATGGTCAACAGGCCTGGGATCTGCAACTGCTGGATCGGTTAGAAGAGCTCAACGGTCGATTGCAGCGCCCGCGCGGAGAAAAGTTCCGCCCCGCCGACCCAAGCGTCCAGGGATATCATGTCGCAGACGTGGAAGTGTGCATGGCCAAAATCACCGGTCACCTTCAAGACGAAGAGCACATTCGCATCGATGACGTTCGAAACGTCACCTTTCGCGCACAAAAAGGCCCTCATGGATACGATGAAGCTCAAGTCGATGCGTTCTTGCTAGCCGTCATTGAACTGCTAGTCGTGCTCGACTAG
- a CDS encoding phosphatidate cytidylyltransferase, producing MSTPDPKSEQQFPVVTQLDGFPDPVRDPETGMIVPQTRRERRALEAAQQRMRARRTARQQQAQDQTNGIPDETTEDLGLGSDPSSDLDTEEAAVLSVKEVAVDDDVPSQPLPAAPSEEPVSRAGRNLPAAITVGLVLLAAAALGIFWSSLVLALLVAILVTLGIWELAQVTKTKNIHLALTPAWVAGLGIPAAAWFGGIDAMVFALFGSILLSVFWTAVGEPDRPAASMASTLLSILWLPFFLSFGITLLQEPDGSFLLMTTVLAVVASDTFGYIVGATLGKHRMAPKISPKKSWEGFFGSLVGAVGISMLVTHFFLEYPWWVGSIIGTVLMLAATAGDFAASMIKRDFGVKDMGTTLPGHGGVMDRLDSIVFAVPVGYTLFVVVLPLILG from the coding sequence ATGTCCACACCAGACCCAAAATCCGAACAGCAGTTTCCGGTCGTGACCCAACTCGATGGGTTTCCTGACCCAGTCAGAGACCCCGAGACGGGCATGATCGTGCCGCAGACCCGCCGGGAACGCCGGGCGCTTGAAGCTGCCCAACAACGGATGCGCGCCCGACGCACTGCCCGACAGCAGCAAGCCCAAGACCAGACCAACGGAATCCCGGATGAAACGACTGAGGATCTAGGTTTAGGATCGGATCCATCCTCCGACCTCGACACCGAAGAGGCCGCGGTGTTGTCCGTCAAAGAAGTTGCGGTTGACGACGATGTTCCCTCACAGCCGCTCCCCGCAGCGCCGTCTGAAGAGCCCGTCTCACGGGCCGGGCGGAATCTACCGGCAGCCATCACGGTTGGCCTGGTGCTATTAGCTGCTGCGGCGCTGGGGATCTTTTGGTCGTCACTCGTCCTGGCGCTGTTGGTAGCGATACTGGTCACCCTGGGAATTTGGGAACTCGCTCAAGTCACCAAAACCAAAAACATCCATCTGGCACTGACACCGGCCTGGGTTGCTGGCCTTGGCATTCCCGCCGCGGCCTGGTTCGGTGGTATCGATGCGATGGTCTTTGCGCTATTTGGCAGTATTCTGCTGAGCGTATTTTGGACTGCAGTGGGGGAGCCGGACCGGCCGGCCGCCTCGATGGCAAGCACCTTACTGTCCATTCTATGGCTACCGTTCTTCCTATCGTTCGGCATCACCTTATTGCAGGAGCCCGACGGGAGTTTCTTGCTGATGACCACGGTCCTCGCGGTGGTGGCCAGTGATACTTTCGGGTATATCGTTGGCGCTACACTGGGCAAACACCGCATGGCGCCGAAGATCTCGCCGAAGAAGTCATGGGAAGGTTTCTTTGGTTCCCTGGTGGGTGCCGTGGGCATTTCAATGCTAGTGACTCACTTCTTCCTCGAGTACCCGTGGTGGGTCGGAAGCATCATCGGAACCGTGCTGATGCTTGCGGCCACAGCCGGTGACTTTGCCGCGTCTATGATCAAACGTGATTTTGGTGTCAAAGATATGGGCACCACACTGCCTGGTCACGGGGGCGTCATGGATCGCTTAGACTCAATCGTGTTTGCCGTACCCGTTGGGTACACCCTGTTCGTGGTCGTGCTGCCACTGATCTTGGGCTAG
- the frr gene encoding ribosome recycling factor → MTSSALADAKKAMERTLEATREDFAAVRTGRANPGLYAKVLVDYYGSPTPLQQLASFAVQDARTILISPFDVTALREIETALSSSEVGANPSNDGKVIRVVMPELTKERRQEYVKLIKSKAEDHRVSVRNARRAAKETIDKMVDDGDIGEDDGRRAEKELDELTRKYVDQIDEMAKNKEEELLEV, encoded by the coding sequence ATGACCTCATCAGCATTAGCAGACGCCAAAAAGGCGATGGAACGAACCCTAGAAGCAACCCGCGAAGACTTCGCAGCCGTGCGTACCGGACGCGCCAACCCAGGTCTATACGCAAAAGTCTTGGTGGACTACTACGGCAGCCCCACTCCGCTCCAGCAATTGGCCTCATTCGCTGTCCAAGACGCCCGCACCATTTTGATCTCACCATTCGACGTCACCGCACTGCGCGAGATCGAAACAGCACTGTCATCTTCCGAAGTGGGTGCAAACCCGTCCAACGACGGTAAGGTCATCCGCGTTGTGATGCCGGAACTAACGAAAGAGCGCCGTCAAGAATACGTGAAGTTGATCAAATCGAAAGCCGAAGACCACCGGGTCTCGGTACGCAACGCTCGTCGCGCGGCGAAAGAAACCATCGACAAGATGGTCGACGATGGCGACATCGGAGAAGATGATGGACGCCGCGCCGAAAAAGAGCTCGATGAACTGACACGTAAATACGTGGACCAAATCGATGAGATGGCCAAGAACAAAGAAGAAGAACTATTGGAGGTCTAG
- the pyrH gene encoding UMP kinase, which produces MSDTPAINVPGGLQDGPSNSKLDAVHRRRVLLKLSGEVFGGGSIGVDPNTVRAVAEQIAQAAAHVEIAIVVGGGNFFRGAELSINGMDRRRADYMGMLGTVMNALALQDFLTQAGVDTRVQSAINMHQVAEPYIPQRAIRHMQKGRVVIFGAGTGLPYFSTDTVAAQRALEIRADQVLMAKSGVDGVYTSDPKVDAEAKKFDHLTYDEAIIKNIRVMDLTAMTMCKDNNLDMLVFGMEGDGNVTRALLGESIGTVVTP; this is translated from the coding sequence GTGTCAGATACTCCCGCCATCAACGTTCCCGGCGGATTACAAGATGGCCCAAGCAACTCAAAACTCGACGCCGTTCACCGTCGCCGCGTCCTGTTGAAACTTTCAGGCGAAGTTTTCGGTGGCGGATCAATTGGGGTAGATCCCAATACGGTGCGAGCCGTAGCAGAGCAGATCGCCCAGGCTGCAGCTCATGTAGAAATCGCCATCGTCGTCGGCGGCGGGAACTTCTTCCGCGGTGCAGAGCTGTCCATCAACGGCATGGATCGCCGGCGGGCAGATTACATGGGCATGCTGGGGACCGTCATGAATGCGCTGGCACTTCAAGATTTCCTGACCCAGGCCGGGGTCGACACACGAGTCCAATCCGCCATCAATATGCACCAGGTAGCAGAACCCTATATCCCGCAGCGCGCAATTCGGCACATGCAAAAGGGCCGTGTCGTGATTTTTGGAGCAGGTACCGGATTACCGTACTTCTCGACCGATACCGTAGCGGCACAACGCGCATTAGAAATCCGTGCCGACCAAGTCCTCATGGCGAAATCCGGTGTCGACGGAGTCTATACGTCCGATCCGAAAGTCGATGCCGAAGCCAAGAAGTTTGACCATCTGACTTATGATGAGGCGATCATCAAAAACATCCGCGTTATGGACCTGACAGCGATGACCATGTGTAAAGATAACAACTTGGACATGCTGGTCTTTGGCATGGAAGGCGATGGAAACGTCACTCGCGCTCTGCTGGGTGAATCCATAGGCACCGTTGTCACACCGTAA
- the tsf gene encoding translation elongation factor Ts encodes MANYTVKDIQALRERTGAGMMDVKKALDEAEGDVDKAMEIIRVKGLQGASKREGRAAAEGLITATVKDGVGVMIEINSETDFVAKSDKFIELANTVLETAVASGADNVDDLLAADYNGNPLGDFVKEEGALLGEKVEVRRLARVEGAFVDAYLHKTSADLPAQVGVLMAVDADSEAAQTAAHDVAVHVAAMSPTYLSRDEVPEETVANERRIAEETARAEGKPERAMQNIIEGRLTGYFKEVALLDQPFAKDTKTTVGAVLEDAGTKALAFARFRVGA; translated from the coding sequence ATGGCGAATTACACAGTCAAAGACATTCAGGCCCTACGTGAGCGTACTGGCGCCGGCATGATGGACGTCAAAAAGGCCCTCGACGAAGCCGAAGGCGATGTCGATAAGGCGATGGAAATCATCCGCGTCAAAGGTCTGCAAGGTGCCTCCAAACGTGAAGGTCGAGCCGCCGCTGAAGGTCTCATCACCGCCACCGTCAAAGACGGCGTTGGCGTCATGATCGAGATCAACTCCGAAACCGACTTCGTGGCCAAATCCGATAAGTTCATCGAACTGGCTAACACCGTGCTAGAGACCGCTGTGGCCTCAGGTGCCGATAACGTCGATGACCTGCTGGCCGCTGACTACAACGGCAACCCACTGGGCGATTTCGTCAAAGAAGAAGGCGCCCTGCTGGGGGAGAAAGTTGAAGTACGTCGACTGGCCCGCGTCGAAGGCGCATTCGTCGATGCGTACCTGCACAAGACATCAGCTGACCTGCCAGCTCAGGTTGGTGTCCTCATGGCTGTCGATGCTGACTCCGAAGCCGCACAGACGGCAGCCCACGATGTTGCAGTACACGTTGCTGCAATGAGCCCAACCTACCTCTCTCGGGACGAAGTTCCGGAAGAGACCGTCGCCAACGAACGTCGTATCGCCGAAGAGACTGCGCGTGCTGAAGGCAAGCCAGAGCGTGCCATGCAGAACATCATTGAAGGCCGCCTGACCGGTTACTTCAAAGAAGTTGCCCTGCTGGACCAGCCATTTGCTAAAGACACCAAGACCACCGTTGGTGCCGTGCTGGAAGACGCAGGAACGAAAGCGCTGGCTTTCGCCCGGTTCCGTGTTGGAGCCTAA
- the rpsB gene encoding 30S ribosomal protein S2: MSVVTMREMLDSGVHFGHQTRRWNPKMKRFIFTERNGIYIIDLQQSLSFIDRAYEFVKETVAHGGSILFVGTKKQAQEAISEQATRVGMPYVNHRWLGGMLTNFATVSKRVDRMKELEEIDFEDVAGSGHTKKELLLLERELQKLQANLGGIRNMTRTPSAIWVIDTKKEHLAVDEAKKLGIPVVAILDTNADPDDVTYPIPGNDDAIRSVALLTRVIADAVADGLMARNQGKGETGAEPMAEWERELLESGQTESADEGAADTTAAPADAATVETAEQVGATPEGEQPVATEEY; this comes from the coding sequence ATGTCAGTCGTAACCATGCGTGAAATGCTGGATTCTGGTGTGCACTTCGGCCACCAGACACGTCGTTGGAACCCAAAGATGAAGCGCTTCATCTTCACAGAACGCAACGGCATTTACATTATTGACCTACAGCAATCCCTGTCTTTCATCGACCGCGCATATGAGTTTGTGAAAGAAACCGTCGCACACGGCGGCAGCATTTTGTTCGTAGGAACCAAAAAGCAGGCCCAAGAAGCGATCTCCGAGCAAGCCACACGAGTTGGCATGCCATACGTCAACCATCGTTGGCTGGGCGGTATGCTCACCAACTTTGCCACGGTATCGAAGCGCGTTGACCGCATGAAAGAACTCGAAGAAATCGATTTCGAAGATGTCGCCGGCTCGGGTCACACCAAAAAAGAACTCCTGCTGCTGGAACGCGAACTGCAAAAACTGCAGGCGAACCTCGGCGGTATTCGCAATATGACCCGCACCCCATCGGCTATCTGGGTCATCGACACCAAAAAAGAACACCTTGCTGTCGATGAAGCCAAGAAGCTTGGGATCCCTGTGGTTGCCATCCTGGATACCAACGCTGATCCCGACGATGTGACTTACCCCATCCCAGGCAACGACGATGCGATTCGTTCCGTAGCCTTGCTGACTCGCGTCATTGCTGATGCAGTCGCCGATGGTCTCATGGCCCGCAACCAGGGCAAAGGCGAAACCGGTGCAGAACCAATGGCCGAGTGGGAACGTGAACTGTTGGAATCAGGTCAGACCGAGAGTGCTGATGAAGGAGCCGCTGACACCACTGCTGCTCCAGCAGACGCAGCCACTGTAGAAACCGCAGAACAAGTCGGTGCCACTCCCGAAGGCGAACAGCCAGTGGCAACCGAAGAGTACTAA
- a CDS encoding PepSY domain-containing protein encodes MLSVLQAAEAAYPNCILVEVEQEDDGASYEVELVHEQQLYELEVTPDGEITVDEVDSDDEDIQRASQVTVSLRDALRQAVAQHQGATLESIELEEEDGSLYWEVELKDVQGEEVEFKIAAAGENRQ; translated from the coding sequence GTGTTATCCGTGCTGCAAGCTGCTGAAGCGGCGTATCCAAACTGCATTCTCGTCGAAGTCGAACAAGAAGATGACGGCGCATCCTACGAGGTTGAGCTCGTCCATGAACAGCAGCTCTACGAACTTGAGGTGACTCCCGACGGCGAGATTACTGTGGATGAGGTCGACTCAGACGATGAAGATATTCAGCGCGCCTCGCAAGTGACGGTCTCACTGCGTGACGCACTGCGCCAAGCCGTTGCTCAACACCAAGGCGCAACATTGGAGTCCATCGAACTCGAAGAGGAAGACGGTTCGCTCTACTGGGAAGTCGAACTCAAAGATGTCCAGGGCGAAGAGGTCGAATTCAAGATCGCGGCTGCAGGTGAGAACCGACAATAG
- a CDS encoding M23 family metallopeptidase gives MYAFSLFASPPPRPPSGLCAVVVLLLNAVLLLAWWASGAVASDIAPTRASTTDRWVPPIVDANEADIVNGFIHPQMPWSAAHRGLDLRSATPQVVAPAAGEVTFVGMVVDRPVLTIRHANGLLSSFEPVESELQVGDTVSQGQQLGELSEGVSHCEVQCVHWGVRKPDAWRIGSTTRDLYIDPAFLLGWTEPSILWPIHTEPAP, from the coding sequence ATGTACGCCTTTTCATTGTTCGCCTCACCGCCGCCTCGTCCCCCGTCGGGCCTCTGTGCCGTGGTGGTTCTGCTGCTGAATGCCGTGCTCTTGCTGGCGTGGTGGGCCTCTGGGGCTGTCGCTTCAGATATCGCGCCAACAAGGGCGTCTACGACGGATCGCTGGGTACCGCCGATCGTCGACGCCAACGAAGCCGATATCGTCAATGGTTTCATCCATCCCCAGATGCCTTGGTCAGCGGCTCATCGGGGTCTTGACCTTCGGTCTGCCACCCCACAGGTCGTTGCACCTGCTGCGGGCGAGGTGACGTTTGTCGGCATGGTGGTTGATCGGCCGGTCCTCACGATCCGGCACGCCAACGGCCTCTTGTCATCCTTTGAACCTGTGGAATCTGAGCTTCAGGTCGGTGACACTGTAAGCCAAGGTCAACAGCTGGGCGAACTCTCCGAGGGGGTGAGCCATTGCGAGGTGCAGTGCGTGCACTGGGGCGTTCGAAAGCCGGATGCTTGGCGCATCGGTTCAACGACGCGCGACTTATATATAGATCCCGCATTCCTTTTGGGTTGGACTGAACCCTCGATCCTGTGGCCGATTCACACTGAGCCGGCGCCATAA